The window CAGAATTTCCTTGTACAACCATGGTTTTGACTAGTAACGATAAGCTTTTCATGCCAATCCATGCCAGTTTCAATTGATGTGCAGAATGGTAAGTTTCACTATGTCAAAGTGGCCACTATATCTTGTACGTGGTGACTCCAAGCCACTATATGTTACTTTGCATGCTCATTGTACTTTGTGTTTATCATTTACATACATATCTTATCTAAAACATTGTTTTAGATTTATTATAGTCTGCAAATCAACCCTTTCTTGGTAGTTTGACAATTATATTCTTCTATTTcagtttttgtgtgtgtgtgtgttaaaAAATTCTTTGTTAAATACATTATTGTGTTGATCTATTATTTTGCTTTATTGCAACACTCATTTGTTACttcttttagaaaaaaaaaaattcctaccCCGGGAGCTATAATGCAGCAACAGGGCATTCAAATTATCACCCAAGCACCCACAATTCGATCCCAGCTACGACGAATTTGcagaaattttttctccaaatgaggctcgcaaccaaaggatgctgggctttcTGGCCGCCCGCCATGAGTACTTCCAATTTAGCCTGGTGGTCAGTGGGAAAATTCTTTGGGATCGGGCCGATCATCCAGGGCcaatcaatgaggctaactgggtttatcatttttttaagaaaaaaaaaaccccaACTGATTAAGAAACGTATCCAATTTTTTCCATTTTAATAGGCTAAGATAAAAAAATCTCACAAGAAATTTAAATCCATAaatttgaggaaattttatttacctCTAGTGCATTTTGGAGAGCTGTTATTTTCTCATTTGTCTCACTTATTAGTAACGTTTCAAAAAACCTATGCAGGTAATTTGAGGCTGGTCAATTATATAGCACAAGTGGAATATTGAGGGTGTGGTTGATAAATATAACATACATAGAACAACAAATATTTATTAATGCCATCTAATTCATGCTTCCCATAAAAATGATATATATCAACCATATAACGCAAAACACATAAAATACAATAATCAATACACAATGTATAGATCATATATAATAGTATTCAGAGAATTACCATCTAAGTGTTTATGACTTGACAGGTTTCAAACTGCCAATAGGATAGAAAGGGATATCAAGTCAAATTGAGTTGGTCAAAAATGAATCAAGTAAGATAACTTAAAACATAAGCTATATGCGATCATAGGTGGTTGCTATGCAGTTCCCTTCAAAACCCGCTTGTGTGGTCTTTTTATGAAAAACTTGGTTGTTTATAAGTATAAAATGATGTATAACTTTTGCACCCAGTAATTCCTGGTCTTGAATGATAAAAttactccaagaaagatgaactGGATCTCAAAAATCCAATACATTAATCAAGAATCAACTGCACCCTCAAAAACTTGAACTTTAGAATACAAAGGCAGCGAATCTATCAGAGCCAGTTCGAAATAAGAGACAGAAAATGGATTGTTTCCTGACCTCCAACAAAATAGGCAGAAGAGGGCCAGCCACGAGCGGTAGTGAAGGACATCATCTCCTCATCCGTCATTGGATTGGTGAGACTGCTGATGAACTCCACCACCCCGCGGTGGCGCCCGTGGTGGCGCCTGCGGGGCGGCACCCAGTAGGAGGAGCCAGGGACAAAAGGAAGCCAATCGGGAGCAGATCTACGAACTATAATGGCACGGATGGCGTCCTCGAGTCGGCGCATACCCAGAACCTCCACCTCCGACGAGGAACCATCCGCGTCGACCTCCAGTTCAAAAAGCTGCACCTTCTGGGGACGGCTGGAGAAGCGGCGGAGGTTGAGGACGACCGAGGCTCGAGATCGGCTGACGAGGCCGCAGGACGAGGCCGTCGAGGCTccggctagggttccggcgttGAGAAATCGAGTCATGAAGAGGAATTGAAGTGGAATTATGCGACTTATCAGCTCAAGTATTTTTCTCTTTTATGATTAaatgagaaaataaaaattaaaacatcgATTTATATGTAAATCGGCAAATTACTCAACTCAATCGCCCACGGAGGTACTAGATGACTAAAGGATGTTAACTTTATTACAAAGGATAAAGGATCAATTCTCTCGATGGATGTATAttgtcagaaaaaaaaaatatgctaCTTATCGGAATGCATGTATTTGTGATTTACCTTgtgatttatttcctttttataatctgATGGCACGTTACGAGGGATTTTTGGGATGAGCGTTAGGGCCGCAAATGAATCGAATCGGCTCGTGAGTTTTTCGAGTCGGTCtgaaaaatatttgattcatGTTTGAATTTATCGAATTCAAGCCGAACTTGAACATGTTCGAATTTTTTTCGAGCAAAACTCgaacccaaattatattgttcgagccgctcgtaaaccttaatatttattaatataagttaaatatatattaaataaataaatttcgagcctttcgaacttattttcgagtaataattcgaatagttcacaaacatgttcgaatatttcgagccgaactcgaaccccGAGCCCTAATTCGAACTAAACTCGAACCAAACATTTTAATTTTTCGAGCTTCAAATTGAGCTCGGACttgaatatacctatttcgagccgaattcggtTCTTAAATTTTTCTACATATTCGTCTTGATTCAATTCGTTTACACCCGTAGTGAGCATAATCATCTTTTGATATAAATATATAACTTATCGAAATGCATACATTTGTCTTATAGGAGTGATCACAGATCGGATTGattcggttattgggataaaaaactatccgactctactagatcagataatgtaatatcaggacctacatccggccctatatccggcgattcttatgtatcagatatccgaCGGATTATCAGTTATTtagatatccgaccctatatccaatgaaatataaaatataaatataaatacaacaaaaaataaaatattttaaaatgataatagacattactcattatatgttgtagcagctaatcgaaATAGCTATTagaacgtgtagcagcttatcggcagtagctgctacaacgtgtagcagcttatcaaCAGTAGTTGCTATaagtaggggtgatcgcggatcgggttggttcggttataggataaaaaactatccggccctactagatcagataatgcaatatcatgaccctacatccggccctatatccggcggattatttttttcggttcggttcaggtcggtataagcgggttggtcgaTTTGGtgggttgactgctcacccctattGTCTTATACACTATGGAATGGCGAGAAGAGATATATTTTACATCCCAAAGGGACTATAATTGGAGATACTATTATTTCTGGTATAAAAATTCCTAGATCAATGGAAATGTCCTACCTTTGAGTGCGGTTTGAATTATTGATTTACGTAATTGGAAGTAATCAATTAGGTTTACAACGAAACCTAGAAATCCATCACTGATCTAATTTGAGCACCTCTACAAGATTGATCTCAACGGAAAATTGTTGAGTAACGACAGTAAGTGATTGAGTTCAGTAGTTCATTCTAGAAAATTATTGACTCTGGATATATGGTAATATGGAGAAGATAAAATTATTTGAAGTGCACATTGAACCGGAAGCACCCCTTATTTCAAATAGAGGAGGACGGATTATTTACATTTAATGTGATGGTCGGAGGCAAATTGAAAGCTAAGTCGTGGTAATTAAGATAGATCGTGATTTATGCGACTTATCAGCTCCAAGTATTTTCTTTTTATGATTAaatgagaaaattaaaattaaaatatggaATTATATGTAAATTGCCAAATTACTCAACCACCTAGTTGGCTAAAGGATGCCCAGTTGACTATAGGGTGACAATTTTACTACAATAGGACAAAGGGTCAATTCCCGATCGGGGATACCctcagaaaaaaaaaactcctctTACCCTCTAGTCACTTGGCAGTCAACTATAAGCTGActtcatgatttacctcccttcacataatcTATAGATAGGCTGTGAGGGACACCTGaggtgagcgtaatcaccttttgctacaaatATTACTACAATATTACTCAAATCGCATAGGCAACTTTAAAAATGCCCAAATCATATATCTGATACTGATTTTGTCCCTCCACTTGTTTGTTTTCGCTCGTCGTATCGATTGTTACATCCTGTAAAGTTTTGTGATCATGAACAATAACTTTAATCGATTGTTATAGTGCagcaatcaattaaaaaaaaaattaaaaataattaaaaaatcttcTATGATAAAAAATTCTCTGCTCTCAATATGGT is drawn from Zingiber officinale cultivar Zhangliang chromosome 1B, Zo_v1.1, whole genome shotgun sequence and contains these coding sequences:
- the LOC122052788 gene encoding uncharacterized protein LOC122052788 isoform X2, producing MTRFLNAGTLAGASTASSCGLVSRSRASVVLNLRRFSSRPQKVQLFELEVDADGSSSEVEVLGMRRLEDAIRAIIVRRSAPDWLPFVPGSSYWVPPRRRHHGRHRGVVEFISSLTNPMTDEEMMSFTTARGWPSSAYFVGGHIDIAHS
- the LOC122052788 gene encoding uncharacterized protein LOC122052788 isoform X1, which gives rise to MTRFLNAGTLAGASTASSCGLVSRSRASVVLNLRRFSSRPQKVQLFELEVDADGSSSEVEVLGMRRLEDAIRAIIVRRSAPDWLPFVPGSSYWVPPRRRHHGRHRGVVEFISSLTNPMTDEEMMSFTTARGWPSSAYFVGGTSLHSRKESQERTNVKSDDEES